TAACAAGATTGGGGATCTCATCTGTACGCTGTTTCAGCACTACATCAATATTGCCATAGGCTTTATCAACATTAAATTTAAGCATGACCAGCTTGTTATAAAGATTGATCAAAAAGCTGATGATAACCACTCCCAGCAGAATAAGTAATATGATTGCGACCGTCTGATTCATTATTGTGTAAGTATATAAATAATTATTAAAAGGATGATGGAACAGGTAAACATAAATGACCTCAGCAATGGCTGGTATTTATTCCAAACTGTGATTCCTGATGAGGAAGTAATCCCAAGGACTTTATAATGTTCATCTTTTCTCATGAAAGGTATTCCGTTTCTGGAATCGGCATAGCCTACCAACAACATCTTCTGACCATCTTTTAGAAGGGTTTCTTTGTACCTTTTACCGCTATGACTGCTTATATTGGTTTCTTCTAATAAAACCAGCTCTATTCCTTCCGGCTCTACTTCTATGGTTCCTGTATCATCTTTCATCTGAAAGATATTGCATTTTGTTTCCCGGTGAATGGTTCTGTAGCTTTCTTTACCGTCTGAATCCCTGTCAATATCCTCAATAGTATAATAATATCCTATGCAGGCTTCATTATTTACCGGTGAGAATAAAGGAGTTTTCATCACCAATGTTCCTTCAATTTCTGCCAGCCCTTTTGCTACAGAATGGATCTTCGAGGTGGGAAGTGATGACTGCAGGCGTAAAAAACGTTTGGCAGCATTCGGCTTCATTAATATGATAAAGATGAAGACAAAAAAAAGTAGAGGAAAAAAAACGATCGCTTTCTCTGCATAGCTGTCATAGTTATTGGAGATTTCAGAAGCATATTCATGCAGCGGCATTTTATCTTTGAAAATAATCCACAGAATAAAATAAATAAAGCCTGCTGCTATTATTCCTAAAATACTATATGCGATGTATGATCTTTCCTTTTTAACTCCCATTTATTCTGTTATAAAAACTGGTGGAAATACCTAGAGCTTATTTCCAGTGTTTTTTTCTTTTAAAGATTGCTATATAATCTCAAACTCATCTTTCCCTTCGGGAATATAAAATGTTATGGGCAGAACTAATTCTTCCTCACTTTCCGGATTTTCCAGACGTAATGCAGACATCATATCTGTACATTTTAGTGCGGCCAGCTTGCCGTATGCTGAATACTCTACCTGAATATCATCCGGAAGGCTCCGTGCTTTATATCCATTCTGCATATCGGAAATAATACCCTGCATCCTGGCTTCTGCCTGACTTTTGCTAAGATACATGGCTAAAGCGTTATTATTTTCTCTTTTTTGATATTGATCATTGAACGAACTGTAATTGCCTCCATTGATCAGCTTTATAATTTCGTTATACTTTTTGATCAGTTTTTCTTTAACGTCAAACTTGACGTCTTTAAGATTGATTCCTTTTTGCCATGCCTCCAGCTTATAAGGTACATCTGCCTCAAATGTACTTGCGTGTGCTATAAGAGGTATATTTTTATCCGGTTTCTTGGTAAAATATTCATCAAACTGTTTTACAAAAGCGTATTCTCCGGAGGCCATATCATAGAGATTCACTCTATATCTTATGTAAGAATCTTCGTGCAGCTCCTGATGTCCATCCATAGGTAGTCCTTTCACTTCAATTGTTTGTTTACCTCCTTCCAGAATAAGATGATTGATGGGAAAATCTGATCTTGTCTGTCCCTCAATACTCAATGAAATTAATTCCACATCATTAATTCTGATCTGAAAAGAACACATTACCGCACTAAAATCTATTTCGTAATAAGGTTTCATCTTTTATTTTTTAGGATAAGCAAGGGTAAAGCTGTCTAAGATAGAGAAAGTGCCGGCATCTGAAGAATTCTCCACTCTGGTCCCTTTTTTTACTACAATCAGTTTGGTATTGGTATATTTTGTATTGCTTTGGGTCAATTCCTGGGTTTGGGTTAAAAACAGCCATTTATTTTTAGCTGATGCATCCCAAAAATAAGCAACTCCTGTTTTATCCGTGGCTCTTTTTTCCGGATTACCGTATGTTTTAGTAAGATAATCGATCAGCTTTTTTCCTTCGTCTTCTTTAGCAAGATTCAGTATAAATCCCAGATATTGGTTGTTCTGATAAGAGTTTACAAATAGTGCCAGATTATTGTTGGAATAATCATACCCTTTAGGCACGGCGTATTCGGAAAATGATACTGTTCCCAGCTTATAATTGCTAATATTAGCCTGTTTATAAGATAATAATCCGTAATTGGCTTCTGTCTCCTTTTCTCCTTTCATGCTGTTATCCGGCAGTTTTTCATCAAATTTAAAGGATTCCAAATCGGTCTGTCCATTGCAGGACACGATAGCCAAAAAGCTAAATAATAAGATAAGATTTTTCATTGTATGAATATTAATCATTTTTAATCAACGGAATATTTGCGCTTATTCCAAATAAGGATTCTAATTCTTTTATGACATCAAAAGGAGGAATTACATTTTTAAAATCACCTTTGGCAATTTCATATTTTCCATTTCTGCTTTCCTCCACTTTATGTTTATTTTTCGCAATTTTAATAGCAAGGCCTACACTTATACTGACTACATATTGAGCATCAAGGCCGTCAAATCCGAGAACAGGACGGTAATATAAACCTTTTTCATCGTAGTTGATACCATGCCCGTAGGTTATGGAAGCGCTTCCGGATGCTGATGCTTCAAAATAAGCTTCTGCTTTGATGACTGCCAGTGAAACTTCTCCCTGAATTTTAACTCCTACTTTTAATTCCAGCTTAAGTTTACTCTTACTGGAGACTTTAAATTCAGAATCTTTGAGTTTTCCGGCAGTATTAAATTTAAATTCAGATTCCACTTCTATGGTGCTGGAAATAATAAGATCCATAAAGATATCTACAGATGCTTTGAAACCAACATTATCATTTCCTACATCTATTCCGGATTTCAGTTTCCCCTGAATTTCCTGATACAGTCTTGTGACTCCCGGCGCAGCTGTTCCTCCGCTTACCGCTCCTGAAATACCAAATACCAAGGCTCCCAGAAGGTCAACTGTCATTTCCAGACCAATCAGCGGATTTGCTTTCAAACCTATAGCTACATCTGTACCAAGAATGGCATTATTATCTTTAGGATGCTTTAAAAGCCAGTTACCAGACAACTCCATATTAGGAGGCTTCACGGCAAAACTTACCGGAATTCCTTTAGGAGAAATGGAACGTACTTTTCCTTTGGCCTGATTAAGAACTCCATCTGACAATGCTCCTATGGCAGCAAATGTATCATATATTTTTTTAAACTTGGTTTCGTATTGATATTTTAATTCCTTTTCCTGCTTATCATTATTCCATTTTGCCTTTAAACTAAAAGCCAGTGAAGCATCTTTCTGTTTCCATCTTTTTTCAGCGCCCATTTTGCCTGCTCTTTTCTGCAGTTCTTTATGCTCATGGGGATCCATATTCATCCATTTTACGCTGAGATCATTGGTAAGGTTTAATGTAAAACTCAATGTCCAATTGATATCCGGGTAGGCTTTTATTAATACTGTAGTTCTTTTCTCATTACTGTAGTATCTGCAGGTATGAACATGCAGATGAAACTGATTCGGGTTTGTTCCGGCCGGCCAGATATATTGTATAGGGAGAGCATTGAATTGAGATAAATCTGAATATACTCCATAAGTAAAGGAAGGTGTGGTAAATGTTTTTACCGTATCTCCTTTATCGATTGCCTGTCCTACATCTACAACCTGAATCTGTTTCTTATGCTTCCCTTTGCTGTCTCTGAAGCATTCATTGGTCTGAAAGCCTGTGACATCAATGATCAGGTTTTTCTTTGTAGAGACATCTGGTGCTGTTACTTCATAATGAATAGTTTGTGCATCATGGGCATTGAAAACAAATGAGATATCTACTCTACGGTTGTTTTCATAATCTTTCTCATTTTTGTACTTGATATTATCTCTTCCCATTTTATCATCGGTAGGATCTACTTCTCCTTTTCCTACGGAGATTATTCTTCTGGGATCTAATCCACCATCAGCAAAGAATTTTTTGACGACGTCTGCTCTTCTTTGGGAAAGTCCTTTGTTATAATTTTCTTTTCCTATCACGCAAGCATAGCCGCTGAGATTCATGGTGGCATCTTTATGCTCCAGAAGGAATTTGAGTACATTATTAAGAATAGCAACACCGTCTTTATCAATGACTGTGGAATCGAATTTATAAAAAATTGTTCTTTGAATGTATTCCTGTAAAGCCGCTGATTTTATGAGTTTAACACCGTTCCCATTGTCAAAGACTTTGACTGTTGTATTGCTGGCTTTTCCATCCTTTGTCTCATTTTCTGTGATTTTGATGACTTCAAACTTACAGGGTTCCAGCCTTACGGAGTTTACATCCGGCTTGTATACTTTGGTCGGAGTCTGGTTCTGGGCTCCGTTAGTATTAGTTGTAACAACTTTATTTTTTACGTTCAGATAGATGGCATGAAGATCATCGCCCAATTTATCTTTAATATATTGTTTGGAGGCTGTATCTTTTACTTTAACATAGAATTCTTCTACATTCTGAATATTGTCTACATAGGCCATCCAGGTAAAAGTGTTTTCTATTTTCAGATTGACTTCTCCGTCTATTACCTGTACATTGTTGTAGGTATGCACCAGTTTATCTGCTTTTGCTGTCTGCTGATTCCAAAGCTCAATACTGACTGTATTTCCGTTCAGCCCTTCTGTCATCAGGTTAAGGTGTACAATGTGTCCGTAGGAAATGTATTCGTTCTTTTTATTGTTTTTGATGCTTTTGCTGTTTTTTTGTGTAGACCACTTGCTGCTTACAATGATGGGATCACACCAGCCTTTTACAAATATTCCTGTATCACTTTTAGTATCTCTTACCCCAGAAAGACTGGCTTCAATATAAAACTGATAGCTTCCGCAGTACTGCTTTCCTATTAAAAATTTATATCCGGTAGCAGAGGTTATCTGATTGATGATAATTTTTTTGCTGCTGTTCTGCCTCATCCAGGTAAGAGGTTTCTTTTTCTCTGCATCTGTGGTATCCGGCAGCCATTCGCCCACGCCAAACTGCACCCATTGATCTGGTTTTATGGTAATCCTCTGCCCTAATACAGACATTTTAGGATAATACAATCCGCTTACAACTTTTATTTTTTTTACGCCTTTTGCCATTTTCTTGTCATTTAGATTGCACCATCCTGCCCTCCTCCTGAAGGTTGCTCGTTATACATTTCCTCTGAGTCCACCAACGGATTGATCTGCTTCTGAACGTCTTTATCTGCATTTTTAAAATTCTGCTGGCTGGCCTCTGCTCTCTGTCCGTGGTCTATAATTTCAATGCATGGAGTTCCGGCAACCGCACATACTGCTTTGCTGTCTTCTACAATGATGTATCCGCCATTACTAAGCTGTACTTTATCATAAAACTTCTGCCATTCTGTAACCATAATTTTGCAGGGTGGCGGCGGACCTCCCATTTTGGTACAGTTTCCGAATGTATTTTTTTCAAAGGTGGCTCCTCCTATTTCTTTCGTTGTGACGATGAGTTTTTTGGAACCGCTTTTATCATTGGCATATTCTTTTTGGTGTGTAAGTACTTTCAGCTTGTCCGGAGCCTGCCCGAACTGGCATTTGCACATAGCGCCCTGTACTACAATATGTTTTTCTGCCATATTAATTTTATCTTTAGTGAAATGGTTTTTTATTTTTCATCAATTCCTGATACTGATACTGAAATCTTTTTCTCTTCCTGCAGCATGATACTGCATTCCAGATAAAGTGACTCCGGAAGTGAGGTTTCTCCTTTCAGGTAGCTTATGATTCTGAAATTTCCTCCTT
The nucleotide sequence above comes from Chryseobacterium sp. 7. Encoded proteins:
- a CDS encoding OmpA family protein, encoding MAKGVKKIKVVSGLYYPKMSVLGQRITIKPDQWVQFGVGEWLPDTTDAEKKKPLTWMRQNSSKKIIINQITSATGYKFLIGKQYCGSYQFYIEASLSGVRDTKSDTGIFVKGWCDPIIVSSKWSTQKNSKSIKNNKKNEYISYGHIVHLNLMTEGLNGNTVSIELWNQQTAKADKLVHTYNNVQVIDGEVNLKIENTFTWMAYVDNIQNVEEFYVKVKDTASKQYIKDKLGDDLHAIYLNVKNKVVTTNTNGAQNQTPTKVYKPDVNSVRLEPCKFEVIKITENETKDGKASNTTVKVFDNGNGVKLIKSAALQEYIQRTIFYKFDSTVIDKDGVAILNNVLKFLLEHKDATMNLSGYACVIGKENYNKGLSQRRADVVKKFFADGGLDPRRIISVGKGEVDPTDDKMGRDNIKYKNEKDYENNRRVDISFVFNAHDAQTIHYEVTAPDVSTKKNLIIDVTGFQTNECFRDSKGKHKKQIQVVDVGQAIDKGDTVKTFTTPSFTYGVYSDLSQFNALPIQYIWPAGTNPNQFHLHVHTCRYYSNEKRTTVLIKAYPDINWTLSFTLNLTNDLSVKWMNMDPHEHKELQKRAGKMGAEKRWKQKDASLAFSLKAKWNNDKQEKELKYQYETKFKKIYDTFAAIGALSDGVLNQAKGKVRSISPKGIPVSFAVKPPNMELSGNWLLKHPKDNNAILGTDVAIGLKANPLIGLEMTVDLLGALVFGISGAVSGGTAAPGVTRLYQEIQGKLKSGIDVGNDNVGFKASVDIFMDLIISSTIEVESEFKFNTAGKLKDSEFKVSSKSKLKLELKVGVKIQGEVSLAVIKAEAYFEASASGSASITYGHGINYDEKGLYYRPVLGFDGLDAQYVVSISVGLAIKIAKNKHKVEESRNGKYEIAKGDFKNVIPPFDVIKELESLFGISANIPLIKND
- a CDS encoding DUF4280 domain-containing protein → MAEKHIVVQGAMCKCQFGQAPDKLKVLTHQKEYANDKSGSKKLIVTTKEIGGATFEKNTFGNCTKMGGPPPPCKIMVTEWQKFYDKVQLSNGGYIIVEDSKAVCAVAGTPCIEIIDHGQRAEASQQNFKNADKDVQKQINPLVDSEEMYNEQPSGGGQDGAI